The DNA window TGTTTGAAGGCGACTTGGAAAATGAACGCATCTGCTTCGAGAAGGGCGATGAAGCCTACATCGTGGACATCGGTCATAACGATATCCGTTCCGAAGGCATGAGCTACGGCATGACTATCGCCGCACTGCTGAACAAGCAGGAGCTTTTTGACAAGCTGTGGAATTTTGCCAGCCGCCATATGAAAAATACAGAGGCGCCCTACGCCGGCTATTACGCCTGGCAGGTTTCCACCACAGATTTCTCCATCATGGATCCTGGTTCTGCTCCCGACGGGGAGGAATACTTTGCGGCAGCCCTACTTTATGGCGCTAAGGTATTCAACTGCGAGAAGTACAAACAGGACGCCATCCAGCTGATTAACGATATGGCCCACAAGCCTACCGAGGGGCCGGTTCACACCATGATGGATGTGGATGCTGGTCTTGTGCGATTCTCCCCTATGGACGGAAACGACTTTACGGACCCCAGCTACAATACCATCGCTTTCTACCGCATGTACGGGGAAGCGACTGGCGATGACATCTGGAAAAAGATCGCAACCAACAGCGCTGCCTACCTGAAAAAGGCGGTACATCCCGTGACAGGAATTGCCGCCGAGTACAGCGAATTTGACGGTACGCCCCGAAGTACACCCTGGTATCCTGAAAGCGACTGCTTCTGTGGGGACGCGTGGCGTGTGGCATGGAACCTGGGGCTGGACGCAGCCACCATCGGTGATAGGATTGCCCGTGGCGAAAACTGCGGGGAGCTTGCACAGGTGCGGGAGTGGGAAATTTCCGCCATTCAGAAACTGCTGGGGT is part of the Fibrobacter sp. UWEL genome and encodes:
- a CDS encoding glycosyl hydrolase family 8; its protein translation is MRNIFEEIGKTPAEIDAKLNKAFSQLFEGDLENERICFEKGDEAYIVDIGHNDIRSEGMSYGMTIAALLNKQELFDKLWNFASRHMKNTEAPYAGYYAWQVSTTDFSIMDPGSAPDGEEYFAAALLYGAKVFNCEKYKQDAIQLINDMAHKPTEGPVHTMMDVDAGLVRFSPMDGNDFTDPSYNTIAFYRMYGEATGDDIWKKIATNSAAYLKKAVHPVTGIAAEYSEFDGTPRSTPWYPESDCFCGDAWRVAWNLGLDAATIGDRIARGENCGELAQVREWEISAIQKLLGYLNSRRPYPADMRVDGSAFPREARPATGGLIAMNGAATVGLPAGDPLIKPFAEDLWNMEIPSGLWRYYDGTLYMLGLLACSGKFNV